AGGTCCTGTTCACCACCACCGAACAAGGCCTTGAGCTTCCCGAGTCAAAGAGGTTATTGCTCGTACCAGCAGGTGGGACCAATCTTTTGAACAAAACAAAGGTGCAATCGCGATACTTATATAAACTGACATACATGCGCTTCAGATATCCGTCGGTATGGCCTCTCAAGAGTTCTCAACTCCGAGTCTATGCTCAACACCGCGGCCCCAATACCGTTTGACTTTCTCGTAAACGGCACATTTCTCCGAACCACATTGGAAGACTACCTCAAGGAGAATGGTCTCCCATTCGAAAAGACAGTGACCCTGCAATACGTCAGGAGTTTAGTGCCTCCGGCGTACGAGGCGAGCTTCGAACACGACGATTGGGTCAGCAGCGTCGACTTGCTGTCTGCCACCTCCTCAGCCGGTAAATGGTCAGGGAGCTCTTTCCTTCAGGGTCAGGACCGTATTCTTTCGGCGTCATACGATGGTCTGTTGAGGATATGGAACGGCTCAGGTCAGGCCCTGGCGACGTCGTCAGTTGTTAACCGCGGACCGTTGTGTGGTCTCAAGTCGGCAAAGTTCATGTCGTCTACGAAGATCGCCGCGGCGGGTTTGGACAGGACTGTGCGGATATGGGACTATACGGAAGCCGATGATCACTTTTCAGGCCAGCTAAAGCCCACGCTCGAGCTTTACGGCCACAGGAGTATAATCGAGTCACTGGGCGTCGATGGTAGCTCGAGACGGATCCTGACAGCTTGCGCAGACGGTTCCATCGGTTTGTGGACGACATCAAAGAAACTTGCTCCCGAGGCGCCGACCGCACTTTTACCCCAGACTTACGCCACCAAGAGGAGAAAGGGTTCAACAACCAGCGCAAACATAATCGCTCAGCGTGGTGCTCTGTCTCTGATCCCCGTGCACAGCCGCCCTGTCAGCGCTGCCATCTTCGACCCGCAAAACCAGCACACGGCATACAGCGCTTCGCAAGACCACACTCTCAAGGTGCTGGATTTGACGACAAGCCGTGTCGTCAGCACAATCACAACCTCAAACGCCCTCATGTCTGCCTGTTATCTCTCCAACAAATCAGCTCCGCTCATCGCAGCCGGAACGTCATCGCGGAATGTCACTCTCATAGATCCTCGAGAAAGCGCCGCCGCGACATCGGTCATGACGCTGCGCGGCCATATCAACGTTGTCTCTTCAGTCTCGGCCTCCCCGGACAACGAATATTCATTAGTGTCTGGATCCCACGACGGCACATGTCGTATTTGGGACCTGCGAAGCGTCCGTCCCGCCGCCGGCAAGGAAGAAACTGGACTCGGAAGCGTGGGAGAGTCTGTTTATTTAATCGAGCGCGAGAGTCTGGGTGACAAGAAGAGGCCTTTGGCAGGCGAGGGAGTCAAGGTCTTTGACGTGCAGTGGGACAAGACATGGGGTATCGTGAGTGGAGGAGAGGACAAAAAGGTGCAAATCAACAAGGGAAGGAATATAATATCATCTTGATCCGATGGCGTCTGGGGACCTTAAAATTAGAAGGCTTTGTAGTAGATACCAATTTGCAAAGTAAATAACGCAACATAAAACTGACGTGATAGGAAAGACTTGTTTAGCGGACCCTTTGGTAACATGGCATATTCCAATGTATCCGAACCTGGCCAGCCAACATGTCACCACAACTATTTAGGAACGGAATCGGCCGTCCACTTCCGATCTCGACCCTCGTCTATCCCCACCGGACAATTCCGCACCAATCCTGTATTAATAGTGACATTTCTTACTGTTTTCTCAATAGCCAAGCAAAGAAGTTCCGCAGCTTCCTAGTCGAAAATACCATGTTTATTACGAAACAGGGAATTTAATCGTATCCAATTTCAACTATCACCAGGTCCAATTGCTAAATAGGTTACTATGTATAGTTCATAATCGGCGGGAGCCGAAAGCCTGGATTAAGCACTTCAAACCTAGGCGTTTACCACCTACTGTTGTCGTCAAATAGCCACAGAGGATCGCCATCATGTTTACAGATCGGCAGGACATCAATTCAAGCTAAACTCAACCCATTGTTTTGTTTGCGGGAGTTTCCCGATGCTTGATCGTGTTCCTTGGTGGGGTAATGAAGAATGAATTTCCTGAGGGGATGAATAAGGCTCACAATTATACAAGACGAACATATTGGGGTCATTGTACTTGTTGTAATTGTTTATATAAGATAATGCAAAACGATTTGCAGACTAATCATGCGCCATATCACGGCAGAAGCAGTGCTTCGTATACGCTGCTTGTAATCAATCATAACCTTTTATTATGACATGTTTGCAACTGAATGTATAGAGTAAGGTATGAATCGTTGCTGAATCGTAATCGGGTAGAAATTTGTTTGCGAGCCATAGTTTTAATCAGTCGAAGAGACCTCTGTGGTCCTCGTCTGTCGTTCCAGTGCGGCATACCTCGATGAAAGGGTCCGGGCAGGAACTTCAGCAAGCACCTCATCACGCAGTCTCGCGTGCTCAAAAGGTAGCTTTTCCTTCTTGATGGCGTCAAGAATATATGTGTGTACGGTGTTAGTTTGCAGCGGAGGATTCCTCAGGATTGATGCTATAGCCGAAGGACTGAGGTCATGGTTCTGGCTCCAGATATGGTAAGCCCGGAGGGCAGCTGCGGTAGCTCTTGGTGGAGATTTGCAGCTTGCGCGATACTCTGCCAACCAGTCTTCAGCTGCAATAACCCTGTCGTCTTTGACAGGTTTGGCTACTTCTGTTTTTGGTAGCGCCGCAGAGCGAGCGGTTCGAGTGACTTTAGGTCCCGCTTCCTCAAGATCGGGCTCAAAAGTGAGTGTGTCTGATGCTGACTTTATGAGCTCCTCCTCTGGCGGTACGTAGGAAGCTTCCTCGTTGTCCTCAAACTCCACATCTTCTGCACCTTCCTCCACAGCGACAACTGTCTTTCCATCCGCCAGTCTGATGGGAAGACCAAGCTCTACGTGGTAAGGCCGCGGTGGCGTTGGATCGAGAGCCTCGCGCTGCTGTTCCAGGACATTGTATATCTGAGGCCCCGCATAGGCATCCGACGAAGAATCTGCGTGTGAAAGTAAGCAAGGTGCCCGTGGCATCGGCAAATGGTGGTGAAACATACAAATGATCTGTTCCATCTTCAACGGTTTAGACCAGTCGCTTGACCGAACGTCCTGCCCTTTAAACATTGAAAGCCCGAAAACCGCTTCGACTTGTTCAGCCAACGCTACGGCGCGTCTGTTGATCAAGTGCGTTTCGCCACTTGCCGAGTATTTGACCAGTTTGTAGAGGTGGCTAAGCTCAAAGACACCTTTGGAGTCAATGCCCAGCCAGGTCCGTAGTCGCGTACAGTCGGCCTTGATATTGACACCAACCTTGGAGATGTCGGAATTTTCCAACAGCAGCTTTAGCGATGGCGCCACCAACGAGTCATCTTTTGGGTACAGTGCAAGGTGGAACAAGGCGATACGGCTTGGGCTGGCAAGTTGCACGAGACAAACGTTCCTCCGTGCACCGGAGGATTTCCTGGCATCTGCAACCCACTCCAGATCCAACCCGATTACCCTTTCGTCCAAGAAGTACTGGCACACTCGCTCTGTAGTGTAATTACTCTTGCAGTAATGGACCCTAACCTTCTCGCCCTGGGGTCCACGGTAGAGAGTGTAGGCCCAGTATGAGTCCATTGAGCCTTTGCGAGCTTGCTTCGCTGTACGGAACAATTCGACGTCCATCTTGAAGTCTAGGGTTGTGGATGGTGGCAGATTTGCCTCTGATTTAAAACCATCTACAG
The Pyricularia oryzae 70-15 chromosome 1, whole genome shotgun sequence DNA segment above includes these coding regions:
- a CDS encoding ribosome biogenesis protein YTM1, which translates into the protein MNATTEQEAIVKVLFTTTEQGLELPESKRLLLVPADIRRYGLSRVLNSESMLNTAAPIPFDFLVNGTFLRTTLEDYLKENGLPFEKTVTLQYVRSLVPPAYEASFEHDDWVSSVDLLSATSSAGKWSGSSFLQGQDRILSASYDGLLRIWNGSGQALATSSVVNRGPLCGLKSAKFMSSTKIAAAGLDRTVRIWDYTEADDHFSGQLKPTLELYGHRSIIESLGVDGSSRRILTACADGSIGLWTTSKKLAPEAPTALLPQTYATKRRKGSTTSANIIAQRGALSLIPVHSRPVSAAIFDPQNQHTAYSASQDHTLKVLDLTTSRVVSTITTSNALMSACYLSNKSAPLIAAGTSSRNVTLIDPRESAAATSVMTLRGHINVVSSVSASPDNEYSLVSGSHDGTCRIWDLRSVRPAAGKEETGLGSVGESVYLIERESLGDKKRPLAGEGVKVFDVQWDKTWGIVSGGEDKKVQINKGRNIISS